A genomic region of Trifolium pratense cultivar HEN17-A07 linkage group LG3, ARS_RC_1.1, whole genome shotgun sequence contains the following coding sequences:
- the LOC123913466 gene encoding uncharacterized protein LOC123913466 isoform X3, giving the protein MKCKSVACIWSGTLFPSAHKVTAVAAFTQPPSPAFYTAGSDGSIIWWSLSTSSPEVKAVGVLCGHASPVTDLALCSPIAAEENDTVSSRNNFSALISACSDGFLCVWSKSSGHCRCRRKLPPWVGTPLVIRTLPSTPRYVCIACSFVDNYSVNDELGDRENHHRNNSKSTILIVDTYLLSITQTVFHGNLSIGSIKFMSLVFSDDDEKRNSVFVADSYGKQQMVQISDESRNCVENLVSPHSDKFPLGSSFPVEGFSGVDEVISVLTFGNIVAFILKDRCIFRPLSSDITIGEVSFVNNLFFSDENSSEAHAIGGVVLESDDMGNSPDTYECSNFIPVYFVVWNNRGYAITYEVSYQNDVFQCEPYSEIPGGHYQSDIRLSIFFQQVNQNLVCIKSVCFHHEEPLLWRPHITIWSLHQFDDKPGKLCRQCRMINDGVSSTNWFETSTQLNSHDDLETKSTFGGASPGSEDIGNMHKDSICSYYPYKGKIVSSSMIVAENLFTPYAIVYGYFSGEIEVVRFDQFQGIFLDDASSNHDEKSTARKQIFSGHTGSVLCLAAHQMMCSAESSTFKRVLVSGSMDCTVRIWDLDTGSLIKVMHHHVAAVRQIILPPSMTAHPWSDCFLSVGEDACVALVSLETLQVERMLPGHMNYPSKVLWDGARGYIACLCQSHYGTSDRDVLYIWDVKTGSRERLLRGTTAHSMFDHFCKNISLNSIPGSVLNGNTSVSSLLLPIVDDARFPNSPLSHTENLLTSSKSSPNISSMNELNSLKPNVGKGSSAKPNSSLFGLLRNNLPIKCSCPFPGIVSLSFDLASLMFSFQKNESKKTGDGKPVNINFKQKGVQEQIPSSHNPETSEGCDWVSLFEEYLLRYSLSFLHLWNVDSVLDNLLISDMKLRRPENFMIASGLQGDKGSLTLSFPGQSATLELWKSSSEFSAMRSLTMVSLAQRLISLSHSSSAASSALAAFYTRNFMENFPDMKPPSLQLLVAFWQDESEHVRMAARSIFHCAASHAIPLPLCNSKSNESNNTISRTGSRDKRQGDAIVESISPNAKKQGISQEEESKILNWLESYEVQDWISCVGGTSQDAMTSHIIVAAALAIWYPSLVKPRLSMLVVHPLMKLAMAMNEKYSSTAAELLAEGMESTWKECMVSEIPRLIGDIFFQVELSGPSSKSATETPAASFSIKQTLVEILLPSVAMADIPGFLAVIESQIWSTASDSPVHLVSLLTLIRITRGSPRYLAQYLDKWVRSAGCQLHFTDYRS; this is encoded by the exons ATGAAGTGCAAATCCGTTGCGTGCATATGGTCAGGCACACTCTTCCCTTCCGCTCACAAAGTTACCGCCGTCGCCGCTTTCACCCAACCACCGTCTCCCGCCTTTTACACCGCCGGATCCGATGGCTCCATCATCTGGTGGTCCCTTTCCACTTCCTCTCCg GAAGTTAAAGCGGTTGGAGTGTTGTGTGGTCATGCATCACCTGTCACTGATCTCGCTCTTTGTAGTCCAATTGCAGCTGAAGAAAACGATACGGTTTCAAGTAGAAATAATTTCAGTGCTTTGATTAGTGCTTGTTCCGATGGTTTCTTGTGTGTGTGGAGTAAAAGTAGTGGACATTGTCGTTGCAGAAGGAAATTGCCACCTTGGGTTGGTACTCCTCTTGTAATTCGAACATTGCCTTCGACTCCAAGATATGTATGTATAGCTTGTTCTTTTGTGGATAATTATTCTGTTAATGATGAGTTAGGAGATAGAGAAAATCATCATAGGAATAACTCTAAATCTACTATCCTTATTGTGGATACGTATTTGCTTTCCATTACTCAAACTGTTTTTCATGGAAATTTATCCATTGGTTCTATCAAGTTTATGTCACTAGTTTTTTCTGACGATGATGAGAAGAGGAATTCAGTGTTTGTGGCCGATTCTTATGGGAAACAACAGATGGTTCAAATATCGGATGAGTCTCGTAATTGTGTGGAAAATTTGGTGAGTCCGCACAGTGACAAGTTTCCATTGGGAAGTTCTTTTCCTGTGGAGGGATTCAGCGGTGTGGATGAAGTTATTTCAGTTTTGACGTTCGGGAACATTGTTGCTTTTATATTGAAAGATAGATGTATTTTTAGGCCATTGTCTAGCGATATCACGATTGGAGAGGTTTCTTTTGTGAACAACCTCTTCTTTTCGGATGAGAATTCCAGTGAAGCTCATGCTATTGGTGGCGTTGTTCTTGAAAGTGATGATATGGGGAATTCGCCTGATACATATGAATGCAGCAACTTCATTCCAGTATATTTTGTTGTGTGGAATAATAGAGGTTATGCAATTACCTATGAAGTATCGTATCAGAATGATGTTTTTCAGTGTGAACCGTATTCTGAGATTCCTGGTGGTCATTATCAATCTGATATAAGATTATCCATTTTTTTCCAACAAGTAAATCAAAATCTCGTGTGTATCAAGTCAGTTTGCTTTCATCATGAGGAACCTTTACTATGGAGACCACATATCACAATTTGGTCGCTGCATCAATTTGATGATAAACCCGGAAAATTGTGCCGTCAGTGCAGAATGATTAATGATGGTGTATCTTCCACCAACTGGTTTGAGACGTCTACTCAACTCAATAGTCATGATGACCTAGAGACTAAATCAACCTTTGGTGGTGCAAGTCCAGGTTCTGAAGACATAGGCAACATGCATAAGGATAGCATATGTAGTTATTATCCTTACAAGGGGAAGATAGTTTCTTCTTCCATGATTGTTGCTGAAAACCTTTTTACACCTTATGCCATCGTATATGGATATTTTAGTGGCGAAATAGAGGTCGTAAGATTTGATCAGTTTCAAGGGATTTTCCTAGACGATGCAAGTTCTAATCATGATGAAAAGTCAACTGCCCGCAAACAGATTTTCTCAGGACATACAGGTTCTGTACTTTGTTTGGCAGCACATCAAATGATGTGTAGTGCAGAAAGCTCCACCTTTAAACGGGTTTTGGTGTCTGGCAGTATGGATTGCACAGTTCGTATATGGGATCTTGACACTGGCAGTCTTATTAAGGTAATGCATCATCATGTCGCCGCTGTGCGTCAAATTATTCTTCCCCCATCAATGACAGCACATCCTTGGAGTGACTGCTTTCTTTCAGTGGGAGAGGATGCATGTGTTGCCCTTGTTTCTCTTGAGACTCTGCAGGTGGAAAGAATGCTTCCTGGACACATGAACTATCCCTCAAAAGTTTTATGGGATGGTGCAAGAGGTTATATTGCCTGTCTCTGTCAATCACATTATGGAACTTCCGATAGGGATGTATTATACATTTGGGATGTAAAGACAGGTTCTCGTGAGCGACTACTACGTGGGACAACTGCACATTCAATGTTTGATCATTTTTGTAAGAATATCAGTCTGAATTCTATACCTGGCTCTGTGCTGAATGGAAATACGTCAGTCTCTTCATTACTTCTTCCAATAGTTGATGATGCAAGGTTCCCTAACTCACCCTTAAGTCATACAGAGAACTTGCTTACTTCATCAAAGTCATCACCAAATATTTCAAGTATGAATGAGCTGAATTCTTTAAAACCAAATGTAGGTAAAGGAAGTTCAGCAAAGCCAAATTCATCTTTGTTTGGTCTTTTGAGAAACAACCTTCCTATCAAATGCTCTTGCCCGTTCCCTGGTATTGTGTCTCTGAGTTTTGATCTTGCATCATTGATGTTCTCTTTTCAAAAGAATGAGTCCAAGAAGACTGGTGATGGCAAGCCAGTGAATATCAATTTCAAGCAGAAGGGTGTTCAGGAGCAAATTCCAAGCTCCCATAATCCAGAAACATCAGAAGGGTGTGATTGGGTTAGCCTTTTTGAAGAATATTTACTGCGATACAGTTTGTCATTTTTACATTTGTGGAACGTAGACAGTGTGCTTGATAATTTGCTGATAAGTGATATGAAACTAAGGAGACCAGAAAATTTTATGATAGCTTCGGGCCTGCAGGGAGATAAAGGGTCATTGACATTGTCATTTCCTGGTCAGAGTGCTACTCTTGAG CTGTGGAAATCCTCATCTGAGTTTTCTGCAATGAGATCGTTGACAATGGTATCCCTTGCTCAGCGTTTGATTAGCTTGTCTCACTCAAGTTCAGCTGCCAGCAG TGCATTAGCAGCATTCTATACCCGAAATTTCATGGAAAATTTTCCAGATATGAAGCCACCTTCGCTACAG CTCTTGGTGGCTTTTTGGCAAGATGAAAGTGAACATGTACGTATGGCTGCACGCTCTATATTTCACTGTGCTGCCTCTCATGCTATTCCTTTACCTCTATGCAATTCAAAATCCAATGAGTCAAATAATACAATCTCCCGAACTGGAAGTAGAGACAAACGCCAGGGAGATGCGATAGTAGAAAGCATATCACCTAATGCCAAAAAGCAAGGAATTTCCCAAGAAGAGGAATCCAAGATACTTAATTGGCTAGAATCTTATGAAGTGCAAGATTGGATTTCTTGTGTTGGGGGAACAAGTCAAGATGCAATGACATCTCACATTATTGTTGCCGCTGCACTGGCTATCTGGTATCCTAGTCTTGTAAAACCTAGGCTTTCCATGTTAGTTGTTCATCCATTAATGAAGTTGGCTATGGCCATGAATGAGAAGTACAGCTCCACTGCTGCTGAGCTCCTTGCAGAGGGCATGGAGAGCACGTGGAAAGAATGCATGGTCTCTGAGATTCCCCGTCTAATTGGGGACATTTTTTTCCAAGTAGAGTTGAGTGGTCCATCTTCCAAGTCAGCGACAGAAACTCCAGCTGCATCTTTTTCTATTAAACAGACTTTGGTGGAGATTCTCCTTCCAAGTGTAGCAATGGCTGATATACCAGGATTTTTGGCAGTGATTGAAAGCCAAATTTGGTCAACTGCATCTGATTCACCTGTCCACTTGGTATCCTTGTTGACTCTCATAAGGATTACGCGTGGTTCTCCAAGATATTTGGCTCAGTACCTTGACAAG TGGGTCAGATCTGCAGGTTGTCAACTTCATTTTACAGACTATAGATCCTAG
- the LOC123913466 gene encoding uncharacterized protein LOC123913466 isoform X2: MKCKSVACIWSGTLFPSAHKVTAVAAFTQPPSPAFYTAGSDGSIIWWSLSTSSPEVKAVGVLCGHASPVTDLALCSPIAAEENDTVSSRNNFSALISACSDGFLCVWSKSSGHCRCRRKLPPWVGTPLVIRTLPSTPRYVCIACSFVDNYSVNDELGDRENHHRNNSKSTILIVDTYLLSITQTVFHGNLSIGSIKFMSLVFSDDDEKRNSVFVADSYGKQQMVQISDESRNCVENLVSPHSDKFPLGSSFPVEGFSGVDEVISVLTFGNIVAFILKDRCIFRPLSSDITIGEVSFVNNLFFSDENSSEAHAIGGVVLESDDMGNSPDTYECSNFIPVYFVVWNNRGYAITYEVSYQNDVFQCEPYSEIPGGHYQSDIRLSIFFQQVNQNLVCIKSVCFHHEEPLLWRPHITIWSLHQFDDKPGKLCRQCRMINDGVSSTNWFETSTQLNSHDDLETKSTFGGASPGSEDIGNMHKDSICSYYPYKGKIVSSSMIVAENLFTPYAIVYGYFSGEIEVVRFDQFQGIFLDDASSNHDEKSTARKQIFSGHTGSVLCLAAHQMMCSAESSTFKRVLVSGSMDCTVRIWDLDTGSLIKVMHHHVAAVRQIILPPSMTAHPWSDCFLSVGEDACVALVSLETLQVERMLPGHMNYPSKVLWDGARGYIACLCQSHYGTSDRDVLYIWDVKTGSRERLLRGTTAHSMFDHFCKNISLNSIPGSVLNGNTSVSSLLLPIVDDARFPNSPLSHTENLLTSSKSSPNISSMNELNSLKPNVGKGSSAKPNSSLFGLLRNNLPIKCSCPFPGIVSLSFDLASLMFSFQKNESKKTGDGKPVNINFKQKGVQEQIPSSHNPETSEGCDWVSLFEEYLLRYSLSFLHLWNVDSVLDNLLISDMKLRRPENFMIASGLQGDKGSLTLSFPGQSATLELWKSSSEFSAMRSLTMVSLAQRLISLSHSSSAASSALAAFYTRNFMENFPDMKPPSLQLLVAFWQDESEHVRMAARSIFHCAASHAIPLPLCNSKSNESNNTISRTGSRDKRQGDAIVESISPNAKKQGISQEEESKILNWLESYEVQDWISCVGGTSQDAMTSHIIVAAALAIWYPSLVKPRLSMLVVHPLMKLAMAMNEKYSSTAAELLAEGMESTWKECMVSEIPRLIGDIFFQVELSGPSSKSATETPAASFSIKQTLVEILLPSVAMADIPGFLAVIESQIWSTASDSPVHLVSLLTLIRITRGSPRYLAQYLDKVVNFILQTIDPSNSVMRKACFQSSMTTFKEVVRVYPMVAVNESWTRLAVGDVIGEVNNASIRVYDMQSVTMIKVLDASGPPGLPSLLTATASGTVLTTAISALSFSPDGETGS, from the exons ATGAAGTGCAAATCCGTTGCGTGCATATGGTCAGGCACACTCTTCCCTTCCGCTCACAAAGTTACCGCCGTCGCCGCTTTCACCCAACCACCGTCTCCCGCCTTTTACACCGCCGGATCCGATGGCTCCATCATCTGGTGGTCCCTTTCCACTTCCTCTCCg GAAGTTAAAGCGGTTGGAGTGTTGTGTGGTCATGCATCACCTGTCACTGATCTCGCTCTTTGTAGTCCAATTGCAGCTGAAGAAAACGATACGGTTTCAAGTAGAAATAATTTCAGTGCTTTGATTAGTGCTTGTTCCGATGGTTTCTTGTGTGTGTGGAGTAAAAGTAGTGGACATTGTCGTTGCAGAAGGAAATTGCCACCTTGGGTTGGTACTCCTCTTGTAATTCGAACATTGCCTTCGACTCCAAGATATGTATGTATAGCTTGTTCTTTTGTGGATAATTATTCTGTTAATGATGAGTTAGGAGATAGAGAAAATCATCATAGGAATAACTCTAAATCTACTATCCTTATTGTGGATACGTATTTGCTTTCCATTACTCAAACTGTTTTTCATGGAAATTTATCCATTGGTTCTATCAAGTTTATGTCACTAGTTTTTTCTGACGATGATGAGAAGAGGAATTCAGTGTTTGTGGCCGATTCTTATGGGAAACAACAGATGGTTCAAATATCGGATGAGTCTCGTAATTGTGTGGAAAATTTGGTGAGTCCGCACAGTGACAAGTTTCCATTGGGAAGTTCTTTTCCTGTGGAGGGATTCAGCGGTGTGGATGAAGTTATTTCAGTTTTGACGTTCGGGAACATTGTTGCTTTTATATTGAAAGATAGATGTATTTTTAGGCCATTGTCTAGCGATATCACGATTGGAGAGGTTTCTTTTGTGAACAACCTCTTCTTTTCGGATGAGAATTCCAGTGAAGCTCATGCTATTGGTGGCGTTGTTCTTGAAAGTGATGATATGGGGAATTCGCCTGATACATATGAATGCAGCAACTTCATTCCAGTATATTTTGTTGTGTGGAATAATAGAGGTTATGCAATTACCTATGAAGTATCGTATCAGAATGATGTTTTTCAGTGTGAACCGTATTCTGAGATTCCTGGTGGTCATTATCAATCTGATATAAGATTATCCATTTTTTTCCAACAAGTAAATCAAAATCTCGTGTGTATCAAGTCAGTTTGCTTTCATCATGAGGAACCTTTACTATGGAGACCACATATCACAATTTGGTCGCTGCATCAATTTGATGATAAACCCGGAAAATTGTGCCGTCAGTGCAGAATGATTAATGATGGTGTATCTTCCACCAACTGGTTTGAGACGTCTACTCAACTCAATAGTCATGATGACCTAGAGACTAAATCAACCTTTGGTGGTGCAAGTCCAGGTTCTGAAGACATAGGCAACATGCATAAGGATAGCATATGTAGTTATTATCCTTACAAGGGGAAGATAGTTTCTTCTTCCATGATTGTTGCTGAAAACCTTTTTACACCTTATGCCATCGTATATGGATATTTTAGTGGCGAAATAGAGGTCGTAAGATTTGATCAGTTTCAAGGGATTTTCCTAGACGATGCAAGTTCTAATCATGATGAAAAGTCAACTGCCCGCAAACAGATTTTCTCAGGACATACAGGTTCTGTACTTTGTTTGGCAGCACATCAAATGATGTGTAGTGCAGAAAGCTCCACCTTTAAACGGGTTTTGGTGTCTGGCAGTATGGATTGCACAGTTCGTATATGGGATCTTGACACTGGCAGTCTTATTAAGGTAATGCATCATCATGTCGCCGCTGTGCGTCAAATTATTCTTCCCCCATCAATGACAGCACATCCTTGGAGTGACTGCTTTCTTTCAGTGGGAGAGGATGCATGTGTTGCCCTTGTTTCTCTTGAGACTCTGCAGGTGGAAAGAATGCTTCCTGGACACATGAACTATCCCTCAAAAGTTTTATGGGATGGTGCAAGAGGTTATATTGCCTGTCTCTGTCAATCACATTATGGAACTTCCGATAGGGATGTATTATACATTTGGGATGTAAAGACAGGTTCTCGTGAGCGACTACTACGTGGGACAACTGCACATTCAATGTTTGATCATTTTTGTAAGAATATCAGTCTGAATTCTATACCTGGCTCTGTGCTGAATGGAAATACGTCAGTCTCTTCATTACTTCTTCCAATAGTTGATGATGCAAGGTTCCCTAACTCACCCTTAAGTCATACAGAGAACTTGCTTACTTCATCAAAGTCATCACCAAATATTTCAAGTATGAATGAGCTGAATTCTTTAAAACCAAATGTAGGTAAAGGAAGTTCAGCAAAGCCAAATTCATCTTTGTTTGGTCTTTTGAGAAACAACCTTCCTATCAAATGCTCTTGCCCGTTCCCTGGTATTGTGTCTCTGAGTTTTGATCTTGCATCATTGATGTTCTCTTTTCAAAAGAATGAGTCCAAGAAGACTGGTGATGGCAAGCCAGTGAATATCAATTTCAAGCAGAAGGGTGTTCAGGAGCAAATTCCAAGCTCCCATAATCCAGAAACATCAGAAGGGTGTGATTGGGTTAGCCTTTTTGAAGAATATTTACTGCGATACAGTTTGTCATTTTTACATTTGTGGAACGTAGACAGTGTGCTTGATAATTTGCTGATAAGTGATATGAAACTAAGGAGACCAGAAAATTTTATGATAGCTTCGGGCCTGCAGGGAGATAAAGGGTCATTGACATTGTCATTTCCTGGTCAGAGTGCTACTCTTGAG CTGTGGAAATCCTCATCTGAGTTTTCTGCAATGAGATCGTTGACAATGGTATCCCTTGCTCAGCGTTTGATTAGCTTGTCTCACTCAAGTTCAGCTGCCAGCAG TGCATTAGCAGCATTCTATACCCGAAATTTCATGGAAAATTTTCCAGATATGAAGCCACCTTCGCTACAG CTCTTGGTGGCTTTTTGGCAAGATGAAAGTGAACATGTACGTATGGCTGCACGCTCTATATTTCACTGTGCTGCCTCTCATGCTATTCCTTTACCTCTATGCAATTCAAAATCCAATGAGTCAAATAATACAATCTCCCGAACTGGAAGTAGAGACAAACGCCAGGGAGATGCGATAGTAGAAAGCATATCACCTAATGCCAAAAAGCAAGGAATTTCCCAAGAAGAGGAATCCAAGATACTTAATTGGCTAGAATCTTATGAAGTGCAAGATTGGATTTCTTGTGTTGGGGGAACAAGTCAAGATGCAATGACATCTCACATTATTGTTGCCGCTGCACTGGCTATCTGGTATCCTAGTCTTGTAAAACCTAGGCTTTCCATGTTAGTTGTTCATCCATTAATGAAGTTGGCTATGGCCATGAATGAGAAGTACAGCTCCACTGCTGCTGAGCTCCTTGCAGAGGGCATGGAGAGCACGTGGAAAGAATGCATGGTCTCTGAGATTCCCCGTCTAATTGGGGACATTTTTTTCCAAGTAGAGTTGAGTGGTCCATCTTCCAAGTCAGCGACAGAAACTCCAGCTGCATCTTTTTCTATTAAACAGACTTTGGTGGAGATTCTCCTTCCAAGTGTAGCAATGGCTGATATACCAGGATTTTTGGCAGTGATTGAAAGCCAAATTTGGTCAACTGCATCTGATTCACCTGTCCACTTGGTATCCTTGTTGACTCTCATAAGGATTACGCGTGGTTCTCCAAGATATTTGGCTCAGTACCTTGACAAG GTTGTCAACTTCATTTTACAGACTATAGATCCTAGCAACTCAGTTATGAGGAAGGCGTGCTTCCAGAGTTCAATGACAACTTTCAAAGAAGTTGTACGCGTATATCCTATGGTTGCTGTCAATGAGTCTTGGACCAGACTTGCAGTTGGAGATGTGATTGGAGAAGTTAACAATGCAAGCATTAGGGTTTATGATATGCAAAG TGTGACAATGATAAAGGTTTTGGATGCAAGTGGGCCTCCTGGACTTCCAAGTTTGCTCACAGCAACGGCTTCGGGAACAGTGTTAACTACTGCAATCTCAGCGCTAAGCTTTTCACCGGATGGAGAG ACCGGTAGTTGA